The Crassaminicella indica genomic interval CACTAGCTAAAGCAAGTAAAGATATCTCCTTAGCCTCTAGAGAGTAGTCTTATTATGATAAGATAAAATTGTCGAGGGGGAAAAGATTATGTCAAGCAAAAGAAAATGAAAAAAGTGGTAAAGGAGTTTTTTTGAAGATGGGATTCAAGAAGAAAAATGAAAATAGTATTGTATTATGCAAAAAAATTCAAATACACCCTACAAAAGGACAAATAGCAGATATAGAAAGAGATAGCTTTTTATGTAAACTCCTTTATAATACTTATTTAGCTCAAAGAAAAGAATATTATACTTGTTACAATAAAAACATGAAAATGACAGAACAGAGAAGTCAAATTAAGCTACTACGTGAGCAAAATACAGATTATGCAAAAGTATATGCAAAACATCTTCATGCAGTTTGTATGGATTTAGCAGTAGATTATGATAATTGTGTTAAAAAAAGAAGTAAAGGAGAAAAAACTAGACTTCCTCGATATAAGGATAAGGATTATTTTTATCCACTTAAAACACCTAAACAATATGTGAAAATAAAAGAAGATAGAATTAAATTAGGTTTTTATGAAATAAAAGTAGATGTTAATGAAATACCAACAAATTATGGAGAGGTTTGGATTATTAAAGCTAGAAACAAATATTTAATTTCTGTGTCTTATGAAGTTAACAAAAAAGAAAACAATAACAATAATATTTTGGCAATAGATTTAGGGATTTCTAAATTTGCAACAGGTATAAATCAAAATGGAGAAGTTATTGAAATTATAAACCCAAGATATGATAAGTATTGGAATAAAAAAATAGATAAAATAAGGTCAATGAGAGATACAAAGAAAAAGGGTAGTGGAAGATATAAAAAATTAACTAAGACTTTAAAAAGATTATATGAGAAAAGAAGGAAACAACAAGAGCATTTTATTCATACTATAACAAAATATTTAGTCTTAAATAATAAAGAATTAATTCTTGGAGATTTATCACAAGAGCAAATGATTAAAAAATCAAATTTAATAAAATTAAACAGAAGTATAAAAGAAAATTGGGGGTTAGGTAAATTCAAGACATTTTTAACATACAAGGCAAAATTACATGATGTTAAAGTGGTTTATATAAATGAAGCTTATACCTCTAAAACTTGTTCAAATTGTGGTAATCGAAAGAGCATGGAATTATCAAAAAGAGTTTATAAGTGTACGTGTGGTATGACATTAGATAGAGATATTAATTCAAGTATTAATATTTTTAATAAACACAATAAAAATAAAGCACTGAATTATAAGAATATAAACCAAGTAACTACTCTACATTTTCATTTTGGAAAATTAGTTGCTTGATTTTAAGAAAGGAAGTGAACAAAAGTACCGTTGGCTTGCGGTATAGCATTGTAGAGAAATGCTATTATGTACACTAATATTTGTAAAAATATTGAGTGTATGAATAAAATCTATAATTTTCATATATTTATTAAGATTTTTATAGATTTTATAAAGCTGAAAGTAGTGGATCCAATTACTCATGGAGTTATTGGTCTTGCAATATCTGCATATAGTGGAGATCCAGTAGCATTTACGAATCCTGTTTCATTAGGTTGTGCACTTGGAGCAATGTCTCCAGATATTGATATTATTGCAAAACTAAAGGGAGATTATGTTTATTTGAAGCATCATAGAGGGATATCCCATTCTATACCTGCTCTTTTTATTCTTGCAGGAATAATTACAGCAGGATTATCATTATTCTTTGCAGATTTTCAATTTTTAAGAGTTTTTATATGGACGCTGATGGGTTGCTTGTCTCATACATTATTTGATATTTTGAATTCATATGGAGCTAAGTTATTTATGCCTTTTACTAAGAGAAAATTTATGCTGGGGATTCTTATGCTTTATGATCCTGTTATTACAGTGTTGTGTTTTTTATTAATATTTGTAAAGGAAAAAACAATTGCTTTTTATTTATGTATTACGACAAGTTTTTTTGTATATCTAGGCTTAAGGTGGTTGATGAAGCAGTATGCCGAAAAAAAAGTAAAAAATTATTATCGCCACGGATATAAAATTTGCAGTGTAAATATTTTGCCAGCTCTTATGGCTTATCATAAATGGGATTTTATTGTAAGCACGAATAATTATAATATTGTAGGGCAAGTAAATTTATTTAATGGAAAAATAATTGAAAGAAAAAAATTAAAGAAATTAGAAGATGAAGAAGTTAAAATGTTCAAGGAAACAAATATTGGGAAATATTTTAGAGAGTTTACTCCTATTTATCATGTAATAAAATCGGAAGAAATGGACAATATAGTATTTAAGTTTATTGATTTACGTTATTTTTTAAGAAATGATTTTATGCATCATGCTACGGTAATTTATGACCGCGAAAAAAATATCATTCAATCATTTTTTCATCCTTATCATATTGATAAAAGTATTCCTGTGGCAGAAATGGACTAAAAGTGGCGTAGCTTGCGTCACTTTTTTTATATATTTGAAAAAATAGGGAACTTTATATAAGCTATAATCGTCTAAAAAGAGAATTGCTGTAAGAAGAAAGGAGGGACGTATTATGATTAAAACTGTAAACGAACTAATCGATCAAAGTCAACAAGGCGATATTAAAAGCTTTGAAGCTTTGATAAAGGATCATCAAAAGCTAGCATTTAATATTGCATATAGAATGTTGGGAAATATAGAAGACGCAAAGGATGCAACACAAGATGCTTTTATAAAAACCTATCGATCATTACATAAATTTAAGAGAGAAAGTAATTTTTCTACATGGTTGTATAGAATTGTAACAAATACTTGTTTAGATGTGTTAAGGAAAAGAAAATTACAAAAAACATATTCTTATGACTGTCAGATTGATACAGAAGATGGAGATATTATCAGAGATTTGCCAGATGCAACTAATTTGCCTGAAGATATGGTTGCAAAAAGAGAATGCCAAAGAAATATTCAAAATGCTATCAATTGTTTGTCAGAGGATCATAAAACGGTAATTGTATTAAGAGATATTAAAGGTTTTTCTTATGAACAGATTAGTAAAATATTAGATTGCTCAGAAGGAACGGTAAAATCAAGAATTAGTAGAGCAAGACAGTCATTAAAAAGAATTATGGAAAAGAATAGGGAACTTTATGATGAGTCTTACGTCAAATTATAGAAAGGAGGGATCTTATGAGATGTATGGAAATGGAAGAGATGATATCTCTTTATATAGATGATATATTAGATAAACATACAAAAGATATGTTAGATAAGCATTTAAAAGAATGTAAAGAATGTAGAAGTGAATATGAGAATTTAATGAGGCAGATTGATTTATGCAATAAACTTCCAATGGTTGATTTGCCAGAGGGCTTTGAAGACGATTTGCATGAAGCTTTATTAAAGGTCAATGAAGAAAATGAAACTTTAGATAAAAAAATAAATGTAGAGTCAATTTCTCTTAAGAAAAAGAATAAAAAGTTTAGTTGGAAGGTATTTTCTTCGATTGCGGCAGTATTTATTATACTAATTATATCTATTTCAACATTGAGTAGTATGAATATGGGTAAGAAAGAAGAAATAATTAAAGGATCAAAAGAAAATATAATGGAGATAAAACAAAGTATTGATGGTTTTGCTACACCTAACAAAAATGAAGTTGCATTAGATAATAGTGAATTTCGTGGTAATAATGCTAAAAGTATTAAAACGCTTAGGGGTAGCTCTAAAATTAATACTGTATCAGAAAAACAAGTAATAAAGTCAAATGAAAGAAAAATTATCAAGAGTGCTTATGTAGAGCTTGATATAGAGAATTATGATAAAAAATTCAATGAAATTATAAATATGACAGAAGCTATGGGAGGATATATTGAGGATTCAAATACTGCATACAGTCATTATGTTCCCGAAAAAGTGGAGACTTCCTTAAAAAAAGGAAATATAACAGTGCGTGTCCCAGAAGACAATTTTATAAGTATGGTAGAGAAAGTGAAAGAATTGGGAACAGTTACAAATTTTTCTATCAATGGCCAAGATATTACACAAATGTATAGAGATACTGCTAATGAAATAGAAAATCTTAAAATTCAAGAAAAAAGACTTCGAGAAATTATGAAAAAAGCCAATAATGTAAAAGATGTTCTAGAAGTAGAGAGAGAACTGACAAGGGTTCGTGGAGAACTTAATAGATTGACGGGTAATATTAAGAGATGGGATAACCTTGTTAGTCTTTCGAGTATTCATATATCCTTGAATGAGATTATTCATAAGGATAAAAAGATTCAACAGGTAGATCATTATATACTGGATAAAGCAAAAAAAGGATGGATTAGCACTGTAAATCATATTGTGGATTTTTTTGAAAAAAGCTTTGTTCTATTTGTAAGCATATTACCTATTATCTTATTAATAGGGGTTATTGGAATACCTATAATATATGTTATTAAAAAACTTCAAAACAAATAATCTCAAAAAAACAGGTCTAGTAAGAGACTTGTTTTTTTTAGTGGGAATTTTTTTATTTTCTAATTATATTTACTATTAATGTTGCAATGTTTTGTTATAATAAACACATAGATAATTATTAAGAATGTAGTTATGTTTACTATATTTTGAATAAGCCTTAGAAGAAATTACAAGGAGAGGATTAGTTTGGAAGGAAAAAAAATGATTATTATAGATGGGAATAGTCTTATAAATAGGACTTTTTATGCTTTGCCAGAGCTCACTACAAAGGATGGAATTCATACAAATGCTGTTTATGGATTTGTAAATGTACTTTATAGAATATTTGAAGACTATAAACCTGATTATATGAATGTAGCCTTTGATAAGAAGGCTCCAACATTTAGACACAAATCATATGATGCATATAAGGCTGGAAGAAAAAAAATGCCTTCAGAGCTTTCGGAACAGCTCCCTATATTAAAGGAGATATTAGATGCATTTAACATTAATAGAGTAGAGATTGAAGGGTTTGAAGCAGATGATTTAATTGGTACTATTGCAAGATTTTGCGAAAATAAAAATGTTTATTCTTATATAATTACAGGAGATAGAGATGCTTTGCAATTAGTTTCTGATAAAACGAAAGTGTTAATTACAAAAAA includes:
- a CDS encoding RNA-guided endonuclease InsQ/TnpB family protein, whose product is MGFKKKNENSIVLCKKIQIHPTKGQIADIERDSFLCKLLYNTYLAQRKEYYTCYNKNMKMTEQRSQIKLLREQNTDYAKVYAKHLHAVCMDLAVDYDNCVKKRSKGEKTRLPRYKDKDYFYPLKTPKQYVKIKEDRIKLGFYEIKVDVNEIPTNYGEVWIIKARNKYLISVSYEVNKKENNNNNILAIDLGISKFATGINQNGEVIEIINPRYDKYWNKKIDKIRSMRDTKKKGSGRYKKLTKTLKRLYEKRRKQQEHFIHTITKYLVLNNKELILGDLSQEQMIKKSNLIKLNRSIKENWGLGKFKTFLTYKAKLHDVKVVYINEAYTSKTCSNCGNRKSMELSKRVYKCTCGMTLDRDINSSINIFNKHNKNKALNYKNINQVTTLHFHFGKLVA
- a CDS encoding metal-dependent hydrolase, translated to MYTNICKNIECMNKIYNFHIFIKIFIDFIKLKVVDPITHGVIGLAISAYSGDPVAFTNPVSLGCALGAMSPDIDIIAKLKGDYVYLKHHRGISHSIPALFILAGIITAGLSLFFADFQFLRVFIWTLMGCLSHTLFDILNSYGAKLFMPFTKRKFMLGILMLYDPVITVLCFLLIFVKEKTIAFYLCITTSFFVYLGLRWLMKQYAEKKVKNYYRHGYKICSVNILPALMAYHKWDFIVSTNNYNIVGQVNLFNGKIIERKKLKKLEDEEVKMFKETNIGKYFREFTPIYHVIKSEEMDNIVFKFIDLRYFLRNDFMHHATVIYDREKNIIQSFFHPYHIDKSIPVAEMD
- a CDS encoding RNA polymerase sigma factor, coding for MIKTVNELIDQSQQGDIKSFEALIKDHQKLAFNIAYRMLGNIEDAKDATQDAFIKTYRSLHKFKRESNFSTWLYRIVTNTCLDVLRKRKLQKTYSYDCQIDTEDGDIIRDLPDATNLPEDMVAKRECQRNIQNAINCLSEDHKTVIVLRDIKGFSYEQISKILDCSEGTVKSRISRARQSLKRIMEKNRELYDESYVKL
- a CDS encoding DUF4349 domain-containing protein, whose amino-acid sequence is MRCMEMEEMISLYIDDILDKHTKDMLDKHLKECKECRSEYENLMRQIDLCNKLPMVDLPEGFEDDLHEALLKVNEENETLDKKINVESISLKKKNKKFSWKVFSSIAAVFIILIISISTLSSMNMGKKEEIIKGSKENIMEIKQSIDGFATPNKNEVALDNSEFRGNNAKSIKTLRGSSKINTVSEKQVIKSNERKIIKSAYVELDIENYDKKFNEIINMTEAMGGYIEDSNTAYSHYVPEKVETSLKKGNITVRVPEDNFISMVEKVKELGTVTNFSINGQDITQMYRDTANEIENLKIQEKRLREIMKKANNVKDVLEVERELTRVRGELNRLTGNIKRWDNLVSLSSIHISLNEIIHKDKKIQQVDHYILDKAKKGWISTVNHIVDFFEKSFVLFVSILPIILLIGVIGIPIIYVIKKLQNK